The following proteins come from a genomic window of Zygotorulaspora mrakii chromosome 8, complete sequence:
- the MUP3 gene encoding Mup3p (similar to Saccharomyces cerevisiae MUP3 (YHL036W); ancestral locus Anc_4.5), producing the protein MAQKESDPLLPMKNERDLEAAFSSVDGTYESLTLQDLDSETDKTGVIVDAFLEVPQGRHLGLFSTMVLFVSRIVGSGIFATPSAIYVNCGGNKLLYFGIWVLAALLAFAGLFLYLEYGSFLPRSGGRKNFLEQTYTRPRLMMSVTFACYTVLTGFTMSNAIVFGKYFLCAIGLSDVSQNNNSNASKFISIAVVLLGISIHGTSVRFGVKIQNFLGGMKFILIGMMCLIGVYSLTIWQSDANEVTSIPAYAFQDGAVVSASSVATAFISTFFCFTGWDSVHSVASEIKNPTRTLKIAGPLSLFICFVCYTMMNIAYFKVLTYDEIRQAGPLVGSVLFTKLFGVNFGGRLLSFSVALSTLSNIMVVLYGVSRMNQEVFREGYLPFSIPLASNWPWGSPLPSLLLCGLLSVTWLVILPPGGSSFDYLVSMEGYGSQFFLLLVAIGIFIYRKKHRDQKPSTRASSVGVLSIILVSIYLMVAPFFGNQDANKTGFLPPYQVTALALIGICILYWLIKFYTLPKIFKYELIPRIVVLDDGLVVTKWIRSYVA; encoded by the coding sequence ATGGCACAGAAGGAATCTGATCCTTTATTAccaatgaaaaatgagagAGACCTTGAAGCTGCTTTTTCCTCAGTGGATGGGACATATGAGTCATTGACACTGCAAGATTTAGATTCTGAAACTGACAAAACTGGCGTGATAGTAGATGCCTTTTTGGAGGTACCGCAGGGGAGACACCTGGGACTTTTCTCAACGATGGTGCTTTTTGTATCTCGAATAGTCGGATCAGGAATATTTGCTACTCCCAGCGCAATATACGTGAACTGTGGCGGAAACAAGCTGCTGTATTTTGGCATATGGGTACTGGCTGCTTTACTAGCATTTGCAGGGCTATTCCTGTATTTAGAATATGGATCGTTTTTACCGAGGTCTGGTGGTCGCAAGAATTTCTTGGAACAGACCTACACGAGACCGAGGTTGATGATGAGTGTCACTTTTGCATGCTACACGGTACTGACAGGCTTTACAATGTCCAATGCGATCGTATTTGgcaaatattttttgtgtGCCATTGGGCTCAGTGACGTCTCGCAAAACAACAATTCTAATGCTTCAAAGTTCATTAGTATTGCTGTCGTATTATTAGGAATTAGTATTCATGGCACATCAGTACGGTTTGGTgtaaaaattcaaaattttctagGCGGCATGAAGTTCATTCTGATAGGAATGATGTGCCTCATTGGCGTTTATTCGCTAACAATTTGGCAATCAGATGCCAATGAAGTTACTTCTATCCCAGCCTATGCCTTCCAAGATGGTGCCGTCGTTTCGGCTTCATCCGTGGCCACAGCGTTCATAAGTACcttcttttgttttactGGTTGGGATAGCGTGCATTCTGTCGCGTCTGAAATTAAAAATCCTACCAGAACACTCAAAATAGCCGGCCCTCTTTCactttttatttgtttcGTTTGCTATACTATGATGAACATTGCTTATTTTAAAGTGTTGACATACGATGAAATTAGACAAGCTGGTCCTTTGGTCGGTAGTGTCCTTTTCACTAAACTATTCGGTGTTAATTTTGGTGGTAGATTACTTTCTTTCTCAGTTGCGTTGTCTACGCTGTCAAATATTATGGTTGTCCTTTATGGAGTATCAAGAATGAACCAAGAAGTTTTCAGAGAGGGTTATCTAcccttttcaattcctttGGCAAGTAACTGGCCATGGGGGTCTCCATTACCATCTTTACTATTGTGCGGTCTTTTGTCAGTCACCTGGTTAGTAATCTTGCCTCCTGGTGGATCGTCGTTCGACTACCTTGTGTCTATGGAGGGTTATGGTAGTCAATTTTTCCTGCTATTGGTAGCTATTGGAATTTTTatttacagaaaaaaacacaGGGATCAAAAGCCATCTACGAGGGCCTCTTCAGTTGGAGTCTTGAGCATCATTCTCGTTTCTATTTATTTGATGGTTGCACCATTTTTTGGCAACCAGGATGCCAATAAAACTGGCTTTTTGCCACCATACCAAGTCACTGCATTAGCACTTATTGGTATTTGTATCCTGTATTGGCTGATAAAATTCTATACAttaccaaaaattttcaagtaCGAGTTAATACCTCGTATCGTGGTCCTTGATGATGGATTGGTTGTCACAAAATGGATAAGGAGTTATGTGGCCTGA
- the YBT1 gene encoding bile acid-transporting ATPase YBT1 (similar to Saccharomyces cerevisiae VMR1 (YHL035C) and YBT1 (YLL048C); ancestral locus Anc_4.6) — MNSLNDTATDGCDFWFFDDVTQCGRVYYINYKVPLILTLVAFHYLIINVISHYRKYNILHLRKTNMVEELVHNGGEEDTEGCNENRPLLSGTGESLNYNTNESAVLTGQQLKESHFSIEKIKFLKENGEPHGEPIVVRRGFVEKSRIIIEFFLVVSQVVLHTFIYVNYTGVLSEFPFKSAAMGIILWSFLLFVTSLRLLNVNQSFKSISDYPGNLWSISFVSYMFLLLSNILPFRSICIGHITNSIVRRYYLSQTYIDLVLFLILFFAPMGNSFAVYYKTDENITPSPEPTASIASFISWSWINNLIWKAHKHTLTADDTWGLMIDDYSIFAAKRFKRYTHNLKKKRTFSVNLLSFFVKYLTLQAFWAIIESIISFIPTILLKRILNYVEDRNSASSNLAWFYVFCMFICRIFVAVCQGQALFFGRRVCVRMKAIIISEIYAKALKRKVSNSSKQSTDEADPQKVNQQAKIDGDEESSSTTANLGAIINLMAIDAFKVSEICAYLHAFVEAVVMALIAFILLYYLLGPAAIVGSILIIAAMPLNFKLAIYVGELQKKSLSVTDKRIQRLNEAFQAIRIIKFFSWEDNFENDIENIREKELHYLFLRSVIWAASSFVWYITPSIVTSAAFCYYIYVQGEVLTTPVAFTALSLFALLRTPLDQLSDMLSFVIQSKVSLDRVQNFLSEEDTEKYNQLTVDKKGEKIAFKNATVTWDKNNKQDFKLKHLNVEFKVGKLNVVIGPTGSGKTSLLMALLGEMHLSTGQIVVPSLDPRQSLPIGTDGLTNSMAYCSQAAWLLNDTLKNNILFSAPLDEARYEAVIEACGLKRDLEILSAGDMTEIGERGITLSGGQKQRISLARALYSNSKHVLLDDCLSAVDSHTAAWIYDNCITGPLMEGRTCILISHNIALTLRNAELVVLLENGQIKDQGEPLALLQKGLLGEDELIKSSILSRHASSVNLKDKSSASLANAVKNKEEPKTKQTEEERMKDGKLVEEETKAEGVVGLSVYKWYLDIFGGWKTVSILIAAFVIAQCIYIGQSWWLRDWAAHNISDKLIAVGQGISLFGHRAISRIGSVVSSTLVIQSHFSEISSQEQTPAAHSTVYYLVIYFLIGVFQSVLSAVKTVISYTFGIQASRKIFKLLLAKILHAKVRFFDSTPIGRIMNRFSKDLEGVDQELTPYIEGSFYCLITCLSTVVLITIITPQFLFVAITVMILYALVGYFYLSASRELKRLDSISRSPIYQHFSETLVGVTTIRAYGDESRFLQDNLQKIDDNNKPFFYLWVANRWLSFRIDLIGALVIFGAGVFILLNIDSIDSGKAGISLTYAITFTEGALWLVRFYSNVEMNMNSVERLMEYMDVEQEPRMEHALTPPADWPQQGKVEVNDLSLRYAPNLPRVIKNVSFIIDAKSKVGIVGRTGAGKSTIITALFRFIDPETGYIKIDNVDICSIDLQKLRRSITIIPQDPTLFTGTIKSNLDPYDEYTNQEIFRALKRVNLVRSEELERFHNDTSSISSENVNKFLDLESEITEGGGNISQGQRQLMCLARSLLRSPKIILLDEATASIDYASDAKIQNTIRKEFSGSTILTIAHRLRSVIDYDKILVMDAGEVKEYDHPYSLLLNKNSIFYSMCEQSGELESLIESAKEAFVEKLNAK; from the coding sequence ATGAATTCCTTGAATGATACGGCTACTGACGGCTGTGACTTTTGGTTCTTTGACGATGTCACGCAATGTGGCAGAGTTTATTATATCAACTACAAAGTGCCGCTCATCTTGACATTGGTCGCCTTCCACTATTTGATAATCAATGTCATATCACATTACAGAAAGTATAACATACTTCATTTGCGCAAAACGAATATGGTGGAAGAGTTGGTGCACAATGGTGGTGAGGAAGACACTGAGGGCTGTAATGAGAATCGCCCTTTACTGTCTGGTACCGGTGAATCTTTGAACTACAATACCAATGAGAGCGCTGTACTCACAGGTcagcaattgaaagagaGTCACTTctctattgaaaaaattaagtTTCTCAAGGAAAATGGCGAGCCTCATGGCGAACCCATTGTTGTAAGACGTGGGTTTGTCGAAAAGTCAAGGATTATCATagagttttttttggttgTATCGCAGGTCGTTTTGCATACGTTCATTTATGTCAATTACACCGGGGTGCTATCTGAATTCCCATTCAAGAGCGCAGCTATGGGTATTATACTATGGTCATTTCTGTTATTTGTCACTTCACTTCGTCTCTTGAACGTCAATCAATCATTCAAATCCATCAGTGATTATCCCGGAAATTTATGGTCAATTTCTTTCGTCTCTTATATGTTTTTATTGCTATCAAACATTCTTCCATTTAGATCCATATGCATTGGTCACATCACAAACTCCATCGTTAGGAGGTACTACCTTTCTCAAACGTATATTGATCTGGTActatttttgattttattctttgcGCCAATGGGTAACTCCTTCGCAGTATATTACAAaacagatgaaaatattacGCCTTCACCAGAACCTACGGCTTCAATTGCAAGCTTTATTAGCTGGAGTTGGATAAACAATCTCATTTGGAAAGCACACAAGCACACATTGACAGCAGATGATACTTGGGGATTAATGATTGACGATTATTCCATTTTTGCTGCAAAAAGGTTTAAACGCTATACTCATaatttaaaaaagaagagaacaTTTTCCGTCAACcttttgtcatttttcgtcaaatatttgacaCTTCAAGCTTTCTGGGCTATTATCGAAAGTATAATCAGTTTCATTCCTACAATCTTACTGAAAAGAATTCTGAATTATGTGGAAGATAGGAATTCTGCCTCTTCGAATTTGGCTTGGTTTTATGTTTTCTGTATGTTCATATGCAGAATCTTTGTAGCAGTCTGTCAAGGTCAAGCGCTgttttttggaagaaggGTATGCGTAAGAATGAAGGCGATTATCATTTCGGAAATTTATGCCAAAGCCTTAAAGAGAAAAGTGTCAAATAGTTCCAAGCAATCAACGGATGAAGCTGACCCTCAAAAGGTAAATCAACAAGCAAAAATAGATGGAGATGAAGAATCTTCCTCGACTACTGCCAATCTCGGTGCGATCATAAATTTAATGGCCATCGATGCTTTTAAAGTTAGTGAAATCTGTGCTTATCTACACGCTTTCGTAGAGGCCGTAGTCATGGCCCTCATTGCATTCATTCTACTTTATTACCTTCTTGGTCCAGCTGCTATTGTTGGTTCGATTTTGATTATAGCTGCGATGCCACTAAATTTCAAGCTCGCAATATATGTTGGTGAATTACAGAAGAAAAGTCTCTCTGTCACAGACAAGCGTATTCAGAGATTAAATGAAGCCTTCCAAGCTATTCGtattatcaaatttttttcctgGGAagataattttgaaaacgaTATTGAGAACATAAGAGAGAAAGAACTGCACTATTTATTTCTAAGATCGGTTATCTGGGCAGCAAGCTCATTTGTTTGGTATATCACACCGTCAATTGTCACTAGTGCTGCTTTCTGTTATTACATTTATGTTCAAGGTGAAGTTCTGACCACGCCTGTAGCTTTTACGGCACTTTCTTTGTTCGCCCTATTAAGAACACCTTTGGATCAACTTTCTGACATGTTGAGCTTTGTAATTCAATCCAAGGTATCATTGGATAGAgttcagaattttttgagtgAAGAGGACACCGAGAAGTATAATCAGCTAACGGTTGACAAAAAAGGAGAGAAAATCGCGTTCAAAAATGCAACAGTCACTTGGGATAAGAATAATAAACAAGActtcaaattgaaacaTTTGAATGTGGAGTTTAAAGTTGGAAAATTGAATGTCGTGATAGGACCCACTGGTTCCGGTAAAACGTCGCTTCTCATGGCGCTATTAGGTGAAATGCATCTTTCAACTGGACAAATTGTTGTTCCATCATTGGACCCAAGACAATCGTTGCCTATTGGTACTGATGGCTTAACAAATTCAATGGCATATTGTTCGCAGGCAGCCTGGTTGTTGAATGATACCTTAAAAAATAACATTTTATTCAGTGCACCCCTCGACGAAGCTAGATACGAAGCTGTCATAGAGGCCTGTGGTTTAAAGCGTgatcttgaaattctgtCTGCTGGAGATATGACGGAAATTGGTGAAAGGGGCATAACCCTATCAGGTGGTCAGAAGCAAAGAATATCGTTAGCAAGAGCACTCTACTCTAATTCTAAACACGTTCTTTTGGACGATTGCTTGAGTGCTGTTGATTCGCATACTGCTGCTTGGATATATGATAACTGTATTACGGGACCTTTAATGGAAGGTAGAACATGTATTCTCATCTCTCACAACATCGCTCTAACACTTAGAAATGCTGAGTTAGTTGTATTGTTGGAAAATGGGCAAATCAAGGACCAAGGAGAACCTCTTGCTCTCCTCCAAAAGGGTTTATTAGGGGAAGATGAACTAATCAAGTCAAGTATTCTTTCTAGACATGCTTCTTCcgtaaatttgaaagataaaaGTTCTGCTAGTCTAGCAAATGCGGTCAAAAACAAGGAGGAACCAAAGACAAAAcaaactgaagaagagcGTATGAAGGACGGAAAACTGGTCGAGGAAGAAACGAAAGCTGAGGGCGTTGTCGGTCTTTCCGTTTACAAATGGTATCTTGACATTTTTGGTGGTTGGAAGACCGTTTCTATTTTAATTGCAGCCTTTGTAATCGCACAGTGTATTTACATTGGCCAGTCATGGTGGCTTCGCGATTGGGCAGCCCATAATATTTCGGACAAGCTTATTGCTGTCGGTCAGGGTATTTCTCTCTTTGGACATCGTGCCATTAGTCGTATTGGAAGTGTTGTAAGCTCCACGTTGGTGATCCAGAGTCATTTCAGTGAGATCTCATCCCAAGAACAGACACCAGCAGCTCACTCTACGGTTTACTACTTAGTGATTTATTTCTTGATTGGTGTTTTTCAATCTGTTTTATCCGCAGTTAAGACCGTAATCAGCTATACATTTGGTATTCAGGCGTCTAGAAAAATCTTCAAGTTATTATTGGCCAAGATCTTGCATGCCAAGGTACGCTTTTTTGATTCGACACCTATTGGCAGAATAATGAATCGTTTCTCCAAGGATCTTGAAGGTGTAGATCAAGAACTGACACCATATATTGAAGGCTCCTTTTATTGTTTGATCACTTGCCTGTCGACGGTTGTATTGATCACTATCATAACGCCACAATTTCTGTTTGTTGCTATTACTGTCATGATTCTATACGCTCTTGTTGGTTATTTTTACTTGTCCGCTTCAAGGGAATTAAAAAGGTTAGATTCAATTTCACGATCTCCTATATACCaacatttttcagaaacaTTAGTTGGTGTCACAACAATTCGTGCTTACGGTGATGAATCCAGATTTTTGCAGGACAATTTGCAGAAAATTGACGACAACAACAAACCCTTCTTTTATTTATGGGTTGCCAATCGTTGGTTGTCTTTCAGAATAGATCTTATTGGTGCTCTAGTGATTTTTGGAGCCGGTGTTTTTATCTTATTAAATATCGACAGTATTGATTCGGGTAAAGCAGGTATTTCACTAACATATGCAATTACTTTCACAGAAGGGGCCCTATGGCTTGTACGTTTCTATTCTAATGTCGAGATGAATATGAATTCTGTTGAGAGACTAATGGAATACATGGATGTTGAACAAGAGCCTCGCATGGAGCATGCTTTGACGCCACCAGCAGATTGGCCTCAGCAGGGTAAAGTAGAAGTCAATGATTTATCCTTGCGTTACGCACCTAATTTACCTAGGGTCATCAAAAACGTTTCATTTATTATTGATGCCAAGTCGAAGGTCGGAATTGTTGGAAGAACTGGTGCCGGTAAATCTACTATAATTACTGCTTTGTTTAGATTCATTGATCCCGAAACTGGCTACATAAAAATTGACAACGTTGATATTTGCTCGATTgaccttcaaaaattgcGTCGTTCTATTACAATTATTCCACAAGATCCGACCCTATTTACTGGTACTATAAAGAGTAATTTAGATCCCTACGATGAGTACACGAACCAAGAGATATTCAGAGCTTTAAAACGTGTCAATTTAGTGAGATCTGAGGAGTTGGAACGGTTCCATAACGATACTTCCTCGATAAGTTCAGAAAATGTCAACAAGTTCTTGGATTTAGAGAGTGAGATAACCGAAGGAGGCGGAAACATATCTCAAGGACAACGTCAGTTGATGTGTTTGGCACGTTCATTGCTCAGGTCACCAAAGATCATTCTGCTTGATGAAGCCACTGCCTCCATTGATTATGCTTCGGATGCgaagattcaaaatacTATTAGAAAAGAGTTTAGTGGCAGTACCATATTGACCATTGCTCATAGATTGAGATCTGTTATTGATTATGACAAAATTCTTGTGATGGATGCTGGTGAAGTCAAAGAGTATGATCATCCTTATTCACTACTATTGAATAAAAACAGTATATTTTATAGCATGTGTGAGCAAAGTGGAGAGTTGGAAAGCTTAATTGAATCTGCCAAGGAGGCCTTTGTAGAAAAGCTGAACGCTAAGTAG
- a CDS encoding uncharacterized protein (similar to Saccharomyces cerevisiae SBP1 (YHL034C) and RNP1 (YLL046C); ancestral locus Anc_4.7) — translation MSAEGNAYNANARIEIDPETTIFVGHLPLECTEQDLEKLFSGEDEAVEVEIIPTRSKTGRSMNTRYGFVKFPQKVDFDAIKEKYDRAPVNEKPISVRKVLTQEERSAEREKKMRNRKYSRNGAQGARDASRPGNFGNRGPAVPDPPKKDKTPLEEMERSTDTLYVNNIPYHATKEELGEFFGTEPELIVLPMRRMKDTETKRVFFSKKMNRGIAFVTFESLSEGEITQKVESFQGKSFQERPITVDVAAVRPAQEKVEAPNEETKQ, via the coding sequence atgtcTGCTGAAGGAAATGCATACAATGCCAATGCTAGGATAGAGATCGATCCCGAGACGACAATTTTCGTTGGACATCTTCCTCTGGAATGCACGGAGCAGGATTTGGAGAAGCTGTTCTCAGGCGAGGACGAAGCTGTGGAGGTGGAGATCATACCTACGAGATCGAAGACGGGCCGTAGCATGAACACGAGATACGGATTCGTCAAGTTCCCGCAGAAGGTTGACTTTGATGCGATCAAGGAAAAGTACGACCGGGCTCCAGTCAATGAGAAGCCTATTTCTGTCAGAAAGGTTTTGACGCAAGAGGAGAGAAGCGCTGAAAGGGAGAAGAAAATGCGTAACAGAAAGTACAGCCGCAATGGCGCACAGGGTGCCCGTGATGCTAGTCGTCCAGGCAACTTTGGCAACCGCGGTCCGGCTGTGCCAGATCCACCAAAGAAGGACAAGACTCCATTGGAAGAGATGGAGAGGTCCACGGACACTTTGTATGTCAACAATATTCCATACCATGCAACGAAGGAAGAACTGGGTGAGTTTTTTGGCACCGAGCCAGAGCTAATTGTGTTGCCTATGAGAAGAATGAAGGATACTGAGACTAAAAGagtatttttcagcaagAAGATGAACAGAGGTATCGCTTTTGTCACTTTTGAGAGTCTTTCGGAGGGTGAAATCACACAAAAGGTAGAAAGCTTCCAAGGTAAATCGTTCCAAGAAAGGCCAATTACCGTTGACGTTGCAGCTGTAAGACCTGCGCAAGAAAAGGTTGAAGCACCAAACGAAGAAACTAAACAataa
- a CDS encoding 60S ribosomal protein eL8 (similar to Saccharomyces cerevisiae RPL8A (YHL033C) and RPL8B (YLL045C); ancestral locus Anc_4.8): MAPGKKVAPSPFASKAAKSNKPKNPLTQASPKNFGIGQSIQPKRNLSRYVKWPEYVRLQRQKKILSIRLKVPPAIAQFQYTLDRNSAAETFKLFNKYRPETSAEKKERLTKEAAAIAEGKTRQEASPKPYAVKFGLNHVVSLVENKKAKLVLIANDVDPIELVIFLPALCKKMGVPYAIVKGKARLGALVNQKTSAVAALTEVKEEDEAALAKIISTVNANFTDKYDEVKKHWGGGILGNKAQAKFDKRSKSSTA; this comes from the coding sequence ATGGCTCCAGGTAAGAAAGTTGCTCCATCCCCATTTGCTTCCAAGGCTGCTAAGTCTAACAAGCCAAAAAACCCATTGACTCAAGCTTCTCCAAAGAACTTTGGCATTGGTCAATCCATTCAACCAAAGAGAAACTTGTCCAGATACGTCAAATGGCCAGAATATGTTAGACTGCAAAGACAGAAGAAAATCTTGTCTATCAGATTGAAGGTTCCTCCTGCTATCGCTCAATTCCAATACACTTTGGACAGAAACTCTGCTGCTGAAACcttcaaattgttcaacAAGTACAGACCAGAGACCTctgctgaaaagaaggaaagaTTGACCAAGGAAGCTGCTGCCATTGCCGAAGGTAAGACCAGACAAGAAGCTTCTCCAAAGCCATACGCTGTTAAATTCGGTTTGAACCACGTCGTTTCATTGGTCGAAAACAAAAAGGCCAAGCTAGTTTTGATCGCTAACGATGTTGACCCAATCGAATTGGTCATCTTTTTACCAGCTTTGTGTAAGAAGATGGGTGTTCCATATGCCATCGTCAAGGGTAAGGCTAGATTAGGTGCTTTGGTTAACCAAAAGACCTCTGCTGTCGCTGCTTTGACCGAAGttaaggaagaagatgaggcTGCTTTGGCCAAGATCATCTCCACCGTCAATGCCAACTTCACCGACAAATACGATGAAGTTAAGAAGCACTGGGGTGGTGGTATCTTGGGTAACAAAGCTCAAGCTAAGTTCGACAAGAGATCTAAGTCTTCTACCGCTTAA
- the GUT1 gene encoding glycerol kinase (similar to Saccharomyces cerevisiae GUT1 (YHL032C); ancestral locus Anc_4.9) has protein sequence MIARGIKKVHLQTLVKCKFACYSCRYSLQTVKSEYTLPKNYRKMTQDEVDDESRITVNEVIPLIATIDVGTTSSRAILFNRLGQEVAKHQIEYSTSASKEKYAASGKRRFALDDENQPIFSAEGIAISENEFLEIEDLLIKEREPTLRFPRPGWVECKPLNILVHVVECLSKTLSFVYSVNEERIASGLAPYKIHCMGLANMRETTLVWSKKTGLPVVDYGIVWNDTRNAQIVTDKRNTTSEEQQARLRDKTGLPLYSTYFSCSKLRWFLDNVSEVKKCYEENDLMFGTVDSWLIYHLTSSRAFVSDVTNASRTGFMNLDTLDYDDELLNYWGIDRKKINLPKIVSSAEYYGDFQVPKCIKSYLLASDWKLLSDFSNRNPPVPLQGCLGDQSASLVGQLAFKPGSAKCTYGTGCFLLYNTGSKKLISQHGALTTFGYWFPNLDGVEESKPHFALEGSVAVAGAVVQWLRDNLRLIPKAEDVGPLASRVPDSGGVVFVPAFSGLFAPYWDPDARATVMGMSQFTTASHIARAAVEGVCFQARAILKAMSSDAAGAKDKDKDFFEEVVDGTYEKSLLSTLAVDGGMSRSDEVMKIQADILGPCIKVRRSPTHECTALGAAIAAEMAFKDPAERMMWRDLSDVKKWVFYNGLDKGEQPADYVKPDLKIFRSTSSDKERRQKWKLWEVAVERSRGWLAATKEIEQDESGSSSKMTNSHD, from the coding sequence ATGATAGCAAGAGGTATAAAAAAGGTTCATTTACAGACATTGGTTAAATGTAAGTTTGCATGTTACAGTTGTCGTTATAGCTTACAGACCGTGAAAAGTGAATATACGTTGCCAAAAAACTACAGAAAGATGACCCAGGACGAGGTCGATGACGAGTCCAGAATCACTGTCAATGAAGTTATCCCGCTGATTGCAACTATCGATGTGGGGACGACATCGTCGCGGGCAATACTGTTCAACAGACTGGGACAGGAGGTCGCGAAACACCAAATCGAATATTCAACGTCGGCTTCGAAGGAGAAGTACGCCGCTTCGGGCAAACGCAGATTTGCATTGGATGACGAGAATCAACCGATTTTCTCGGCGGAGGGAATAGCGATCAGCGAGAACGAGTTTTTAGAAATTGAGGATTTGCTGATCAAAGAGCGCGAGCCCACGTTACGGTTCCCTAGGCCCGGTTGGGTCGAGTGCAAGCCACTGAATATTCTTGTCCACGTAGTGGAATGTCTATCCAAGACCCTGAGTTTTGTCTATTCGGTTAATGAAGAGCGTATTGCCAGTGGCCTGGCTCCCTACAAGATTCATTGTATGGGGCTAGCCAACATGCGAGAAACGACTCTTGTTTGGTCAAAGAAAACGGGTTTGCCCGTTGTTGACTATGGTATTGTTTGGAATGACACAAGAAATGCTCAAATAGTGACGGACAAGAGGAATACTACTTCAGAGGAACAACAGGCAAGGTTGAGAGATAAAACAGGGCTACCACTGTATTCAACGTACTTTTCTTGCTCAAAATTACGTTGGTTTCTAGACAACGTTTCCGAAGTTAAAAAATGTTACGAAGAAAATGATTTAATGTTTGGCACAGTCGACTCCTGGCTGATTTATCATCTGACGTCATCCAGGGCATTTGTATCTGACGTTACGAATGCTTCGAGAACGGGGTTTATGAATTTGGACACACTGGATTATGATGACGAATTACTAAATTACTGGGGGATTGACCGTAAGAAAATCAACTTGCCGAAAATTGTATCATCAGCTGAATATTATGGTGATTTCCAAGTGCCAAAATGCATTAAGAGCTATTTGCTTGCCAGTGATTGGAAACTATTATCTGATTTTAGTAACAGAAATCCACCAGTACCTTTACAAGGCTGCCTTGGTGACCAAAGCGCTTCATTGGTGGGTCAGTTAGCTTTTAAGCCAGGCTCTGCAAAATGTACTTACGGTACCGGCTGCTTCCTATTGTACAATACaggttcaaaaaaattaatttcACAACATGGTGCTTTGACTACGTTTGGATACTGGTTCCCGAATCTGGATGGTGTCGAAGAGAGCAAACCGCATTTTGCTCTTGAAGGTTCGGTTGCTGTAGCTGGCGCAGTGGTACAATGGCTCAGAGATAATCTCAGATTGATACCAAAGGCGGAAGATGTCGGTCCATTAGCGTCTCGAGTGCCAGACTCTGGCGGTGTTGTATTTGTACCTGCTTTCAGTGGACTTTTCGCACCGTATTGGGATCCAGATGCTCGTGCCACTGTCATGGGTATGTCACAATTTACAACAGCTTCACATATTGCCAGAGCAGCCGTAGAGGGTGTATGCTTCCAAGCCCGTGCAATTCTAAAGGCAATGAGTTCGGATGCTGCAGGAGCAAAGGACAAAGataaagatttttttgaggaGGTTGTTGATGGGACGTATGAAAAATCCCTACTATCCACACTTGCAGTCGACGGTGGCATGTCCCGGTCAGATgaagtgatgaaaattcaagCTGATATCCTGGGACCATGTATTAAAGTAAGACGATCACCTACTCACGAGTGTACAGCATTGGGGGCAGCAATTGCAGCAGAAATGGCATTCAAAGATCCGGCGGAGAGAATGATGTGGAGAGATCTCAGCGATGTCAAAAAATGGGTTTTCTATAATGGACTGGATAAGGGGGAGCAGCCGGCAGATTATGTCAAAcctgatttgaaaatattcagGAGCACTTCTAGCgacaaagaaagaaggCAAAAATGGAAACTATGGGAAGTTGCCGTAGAAAGATCAAGAGGTTGGCTAGCTGCGaccaaagaaattgaacagGACGAAAGCGGTAGCAGCAGCAAGATGACTAATTCGCATGATTAG